In Actinomadura luteofluorescens, the sequence TGGGCGTCCACCACGAGCACGTTGCAGCCGTGCTGGACCTCGCGCACCGGAATGACCTCGGTGGTGTCCAGCCTGGTCACCGTCATCGGCGGCAGCGGCGCGAGCAGGCTGGCCTGCTGGTCGTACTCCGTGACGTGCAGGGTGGCCGTTCCGCGCTCCCGCCCCGCGGCGGCCATGACGACCTCCTGGGCGGGCCGGCCTTCCCCGGGCTCCGGCCGGCCGGCCAGGTGGCGCCCGAGTTCGCGGGCGAGCGCCGCGGAGTGGTCGCGGTTGGGCTCCACCATGACGAGCCGCCGGAAACCGCACCGGACGAGCGCCGGCACTTCCTGCCCGACATGCGCCCCGACCTGCACCACTCCCACCGGATCCACGCCGAGCCGGCCCATCAGCCCCGGGAGCTGCCGCTCCCACCGGACGTACACCGGGGCGGCCGACCGATCGACCTCGGTCAGGGCGCGGCCCTGCGGGGCGGGGGAGGACCCGTGGGACATCGACGTACCTCCAGAGAGGGCGGACACCACCCGCGCGGTGTTAACTTTAGAAGCATATAGTACAGTGAGGTTGCGCGGCGGGCCCGGGCGGTCCTCCTCCGAGATCGCGTCCGCGGCCGGCGGGACGCGGCACGGACCGGGACGCCG encodes:
- a CDS encoding FkbM family methyltransferase; translation: MSHGSSPAPQGRALTEVDRSAAPVYVRWERQLPGLMGRLGVDPVGVVQVGAHVGQEVPALVRCGFRRLVMVEPNRDHSAALARELGRHLAGRPEPGEGRPAQEVVMAAAGRERGTATLHVTEYDQQASLLAPLPPMTVTRLDTTEVIPVREVQHGCNVLVVDAQGAELDVLAGADLDRLDLAVIEGSAEARYHCGATRQAVAAYMQGRGWRLVANWTHARANVADMAWLAPSTTLRAAYRADRG